tTGAATTCTCAAGATTAAAGTGACAATGAACCCACAATGGGCATTGACAGACAggtgaaaataaattaaaaccgAATAGAGATAAATTacagaatataaaaaatgaagcAAGTAATTGTGCTCTAGTTGAGAGTGTCCGACTAGTATATGACGTATAAGTCTTTCGCATTTCCCCTTTAAGATTGTGCAAAACATATGTGgaaatacatttgcatttacgCAAAACCAGAATTCTGTTCTATTTCACGGAGCCAAAGGAaggcatatatttatatgtgcgtAAAGCGAAGAGGAGGGTAATATTgctagatttttatttttctcttaaTGCATCTGCTAATAGTCTATATATCTAAAGATCAAAAGTTTCCCTGGATCTTAACCAATATTGATTAATATTATTCCAATATTTGTGAATGGCATTTAAATATCAAAGGTATTCGCTGTACCAATTGTGAATTGTGCTTAATTCGTCgatttaaaatagtttaatttaaaatatagagATATGAAGATGCACGAAGGGGGATAGTGAAGTGATTGTCGGAGTAAACAATGACTTTCAGgtatattcagaaaaattaataaatttataactaTTTAGTGCACGCAATATCTTGGCTGCGaacacaatttaaatacaGATTGTGGGTCAGCTCTATCTACAGCCTGGCACCGCATCCATCAAGCGCTTACCCCATCGCTGCTGGCGTTCTCGAATTGATAAGCTCGCACGTTTGTACTCGACATGACGTCCACGCATGCCTAGCAATGTATCGATGTGTGTGACGCGATCGCTGGCCAAGCTGTCCGGTCGTGCAAGACATGTCGCTGATACGGCcggacactcacacacaaacagaaatAGTGGCAATCAGGTTGACGCCGATTGGCGACCAGTTTGCACCTTGCGGGAGCTGTTCGAACATGGCTTATCTGAAAGTAAgcgggcaacaacaacaatgaaaaaaataatattaataataataacaaaaagttTATTATTGTGTTAACTTCAACAGCCGCTGCCGGGCAATATCAGTCTTGAGCAGCTATTACGTCTAATCTAGATGTTTGGTACTGAATGGCGCGTATAATCAACATCCTGTGCGATAGCCAAAACTTTATGCAAATAAACTTAATGGCCCCGGAACGGGGGGGTGGAATTTACGATTTTTAACAACCCAAATTTATAAGCCAATTAATTGAGGTGGTATTTTTATGGGGCCACTCGGatcagaaaatataaatatataagctaACACctacttttatatatactctacattattttaaaatagacTATTTAATATAATCTTTTGGCAAAACTGGATACCAATTATCACAAtacagaataaaaaataatctaTGCAAATGTAATTAGTCTTTGTATTAAACTATGATAATTGTATTTAACTTTGatatatactcaaaaaatCGAATGAGTTTACAAATGTAGCTGGAACTGGTTGTCGTTAGataaatctaaataaaaaagaatgaataaagaaatcataaaaatagtatataatatttatggtACTTCAGTAATCGCCGAGTTTATGGCCAGTGTAAAaatgttgctattgttgttgttattgttgctgcgcAAAATATATGACCAGGCACTCGATGTTTATTAATACTCGCAATGGTTATAGTTAAGTTGTGTATACCCTTTCCCTAAGCATATTGCCAACGACAAGCCACAAAACTGTTATTTAGTGGAAGCTTAAATACTCATACGACTGGTGGTTGGGCAGACCACCAGGTAGACGACTAATTGTAGTCTCTGCCTATGGCTTTCTGTTAAAGAGTCGCCGGCAAGATTCGTTTCGACTCGAATACAAAACTATGGacagagtattgcgcagtcgaCTGCACCCGCCTGCAATGTGGCACCTTGTATTCAGATGACAAATGAAAACTTAGAAGCCAATAGTGACATTCATACGAATGTATGTGAAGGTATGTGTGTATTCGATGTTTCGTTTCGTGGCTCTTGAGTGTTTTCAGTGCTCATTGATgagtaatttaatttgtagtTTATTCGAATAGcacttgtttattttatgaGATACTCCAAAACATCTACTTGAGTTCGAGTTCTTTATTTGCTCAAATTATGTGCCCTCACATGGAGTATAGAGTTAAGAGGGCCTCTGGCCATGTCCCATGATTGCTGATTGTCTCTATTGATGCGGCTTGATTTCGTTGTATTTACAATGTATGTTGTAAATGCTACTTGTTCGCAATAATCTGGTCATTTAGTGCAGACATGCCCCGGTACAAGCTCATTATACCACACTTACCTGCCATGTAGTTTAGCTGCTTTTGTGACTGACTGCATATTACGGCCACCCACTAAATTAGCTATTGATGGCCATAACATAAAGTCAATATGTGGCAACCGGGCAATTATAGTGCCATACCGAGCCCCATTCGCATTGAATGCATCGTCTGGGGCCGGGGCGGGCTTATCGCGAGGCAGCATTTCCAAAGTCCAAGCGGCCCCTGAACGTACGGGCGGGTATTATGAGTGCTGGTAGTACAATTCGTATAATCATTAATGGATTACGATTCCAATCGCCGGGCTGCAGACCTAAACGGTAGCTAAAAGCCATAATCAAGTTGTATTTATGAGCTGCTTAATGTTTTTACCAGGTGCTCGCACCTGACACCTCGTGGGGAGGCTCAACTCTTTGAACCGCTATCTGCAGCTTGTCAACACTTAATGCCCCTGCAGCTCTATCCATCGTATAGTGCATTACTCCGTATAACGTGGGCTAAATTAAGGTGAATAAAGTAAATCGAGAGACTAATCTGATCATGCCTAAATATATctgattaataaatataaatatatgtgcaaatattCTTAACCCAACTTAATTGTCTTCttagatatatttatcgatCGGGAAAAATGACTTTGATGCAAATAGCTTAAAATTAAACTAACTTTGTTCCCAAGCATTGGAATAATCTGGCCACATTTAACAGATGCCAATTTGGGCTAGATATTAATATTAGCCCGCaatttctatatgaaaatatacatggcattgcaatattttcagtagaacgggcagctataaattaaaaattgaattgtttaacGAATCTTATCAATGCATATTAGAAAGGTTTGCACTAAGGAATGGGATGTGTAAAACAGGGTTAAGGGAAGGAAGCCGTCAGACAGGGAATTGGCTTGAACTGTATCGGTTAGTTGGGTTGGATAAGTTAGTTCATTGATCCCAGCTATACAATATGtattatacttatatgtaCCTTAGTAGGAAGTTTATAAAGACGCACAGCTGTGCGCCCACGTCAATGCCAACATAGCATAAGTTGAAATCAAAAGAAAGTTAAGtctacaaattttaatttgttatagAGACTAGCCTCCTTTTTCTgatttacaatatatatagagtacAGATAATGACTCAGATTTTGTGGTTTCGAATATTGTTTTTCTTGAAGGAATTACAAGTTTTGTGTCCGAACTGACAAGAAATACTTCTCTTTCAAGAACATTTTCTTTAACGCATtctattaatattgttttgaattttttattttttccttaTATTACAAATACATTTGTTAAGTTTtattctgtgtgtgtgtgttaacatTTATGAACTCATTACGCGCTATAAATTCAAagagtttgtttttatttatttatgcactatacaaaaaaaaatagttgattatttttggattttataattataatttttacattaaCAGTTACGACTtcgcatgtatgtatatatgtatttattgtgTATAAACAAATGTTATTATGCCTACAAATTGGACActagttttttattgtttaaaaaatatgtacacgattatttgttgtattatcTGCATtgatatttgaaatatatatatatatatatatataatgtcaTTTTCATGAATTTATTTCCCTCTTTTCAGTATGTACAAAAcgaatttataaatttttgtatattttatatttgaataaaaataagatttaatttatttaggtctaggcgaaaaaaaaacttgtctATATATCTAGTATTTTATAGGTATTAACGacttttgttaaaaaaaaaaaaggtaaaaaaaaaacttattgctAAATGGCCTGCAGCTTTAGAGCtgcaggaaaaaaaaattttttgtatttatagcGATTTATTACACGAATGATATATGTTGTTGACATTAttgcacatgcaacatgcaacaacaacttttgctTGGCGAAGAATTCTTCAAGTAGAGCACTTTCTGCTCCCGGCTTGGCCTTGCCACAAGCTTGTGGCAGCTGACGCCTTCCgcttttttttgcttgctttttttaaattttatttttttgagaGGGGAGACGGGGAGTTGGAGTAGAGGAGAGTGCGTCAATTGCTTGTTGTCGACCCattgttatatattattgcaccaattttgtttgtttgttcgaATTCCCAACCGAAATGTGCCACAATTTGTGGCAGAGTCACACAGCTGCGACTTTGACAGCGAGTTTATTGTCCAGTATTCGAGTTACCAGTCATCTGGCCGCTCCCAGCCGGCTCTGCCAACTCGAATCTAGGCAGCTAGCAATATTAGGGCCACCAGGCGGCGCGCTGCGCATGCGGATGGGcgtgggcatgggcatgggcgtgGAGACCAGCCGCTGCGGCAGCCGCCGCATGCTGATAGGCGGCAGCACCGTTCAGCGCCACCAGATGATGTGCGGCGGCATTCTGCATCGCGGTGGCAGTGCTCACACAATCCTGTGTCAGCTTGGAGCCATCGCCCAGACACGGCTTGCCATTGCGCACCAGCACGGGCACGGCAACGCGCCGTGGCGACGGCAGCGCAGACGGATGATGTGGATGTGTGGCATGGCCATGCAGTAGGCCCGGATGCTCATAGCCCTTCTCGTTCTGTGCTCGCTTGGTCTTGTAGCGATGATTCTGGAACCAGATCTTCACCTGCGTCGGAGTCAGCCTTATCAAACTAGCCAGGTGTTCGCGCTCCGGCGCGCTTAGATACCGTTGCTGCCGGAAACGCCTCTCCAGCTCGTACGTCTGCGCCTTGGTGAAGAGAACGCGCCGTTTGCGCTTCTTGTTGGGCATGCCGTCGGCGttgacgccgccgccgccgctgccatcCGCATCGTCCACATCGTCGATGTCCTCTTCGATGCCATCCTCGTTCAGGCTGTCGTCAtgggcgctgccgctgccggcgcCTGCGTCATGCTTCaggctattgttgttgttattggtattattattattgttgttattattgttgttgttatgcaaCGCATGCGCCGCTGAGCTGCCACCGGCTGTACCGCCAGCATGCAACGTGTGCAGCGCATCGCCTACGGAGAGCGCATCGCTGTCCGCCGAACGGCTGTAGCTTTTGTAGTCGCCGGAGAGAGCCGGCGACGTTTGGCAATTGGAGCCTATGTACGTGTAGGAGACCTCCGACGTGACGGGCGAGGTGCTGTCCGGGCTGGCCGGCTGCTGAGTGCCTGCAGAGAGAGAAAAgcggagagcgagagagaggttACTAAGGGCTTGGCATACACTGGGCTATATAAAGACAACTAACTAAGCGCAGTAAGCAACTACCAAAAGCAAAATAcagtttaatattaattaataaaaatccctatcaattattttatgccgaatgtttctatggcagctaagtATAGGATGCACTATCATAACTTGATAATTCTTAAGCtacatttgatttttattaaaaataccaAGATCTTCGCGCACTTTCATTGCTCAGTATAGTTACGGAGTCAATTTGTCAACAATTTGGAAAAAttaattcacacacacacacacatagccaAGCACAGAGTGGCAGACATACCCCAATCAGCATGAACAGGCAGAATTTGGCAGCGGTGCTAAATGAATAGTCAGTGGGTAAACAGATACAACCGCCAACGACTCGTACAATTGGATTATGCTCTGCAGCTAGGCGGCGCGGGGCAGAGATCGTGGTGGCCAGATGCGAGCTACCCTCCTCGAGCCACACCGCAGCGAGCCCAACTAATAACGTCAATTAGAGGACCGGGCCATTGACAAGGCTCGATCGATCGTCGGGTGCTACCTGGCTGCGTTTGCATTCCCTGCCCCGCGGGGCAACCCTGCGGAGTTACACCTTTTGGGCAATTGCTCGGCTGCCTTCTGACCTTCGAGGTGTTGCCTTTAGCGTGtagcgtgtatgtatgtgtgcgtgtgcgatcttttttttgctgctgtcatTGTTTGCCGTTTTGAGAGAGAATACACAACCAAATGCTAATGAAAATACATTAAGGTTTGAAACTGGGCAACCAACTGGGAGACAATGGGATGCGacacaaaagccaaacctcaAACAGAGCTGCCTTCTAATGGCCGCCCTGCCCCTGACTTCTGTGTCCCTCTGCCAGCATCCGGCTCCCTTTCTTCCGTTTTTGCCGCTTTACCCGACTCTCGGTCGGTTTGCCAATGCTGCATACGCCcccttttttttcatatagGGATATAGTTACTTTGATTTATCGCACATGGGCGTTCAAGCTGTTTGATATGTTTTTCctctgtttttttattttttatttgggtGTGATCTATGTAGAATATTGCACAGTATATTTATTACATGCATGCAAGGCTGGCTTTAATGATTCGCATTCCTTCAATCTAGACTCAGTCCATGCCCCAGACCAATCTAAGCTAGCCCCAGTCCAGTTTGAGTCGTGCACTAGAATCGTCTTCACCATGACAACTCAACAAATTAATAACTTAATATAATCAAATCGACTCGACTTACAGCTgtgaaatttcccaaaaaataaaaaaaaacggcaaTCAGGCaacaattataatttgtaGCTGAGCACCATATCaacaaaagacaaaaagaaaaaattggaATAATAAAACAAGGAAAGGCCGTGCAAAACCGAAAAAAAGGACGAAGCGGAAGTGCGTGCCATAAATTTTCAGGCTTATATGAAAGGAATGACTGAACAATGTTGTGTCCGCGACAACAATAAAGGGGGGAAAACGAAAGCAACATGgtaccaaataaaaaaaaaaaaaataaacggaaaagaaaaaacaagaagcaaaaaaaaaaataaaataacaaaattaatccTCAAGTGTGAAGCGCATACAAACTATTAGTCAAGATTATGTTGGGCCACAGTTTCTAGGGTATGTACTCGTAAGCGCCCAAAGGGGTGGTTCCGACCGCGGGCACTTCGCGTTTCAAGCACCTGAATCGACACATATCGCATCTAACACTACACTACACCACAATACAAAGCGTCTGCTGATCGGGGCGTGGCATAGGGCCACAGCCAAGGGTTAGCCCTCATCGAGCCCTCAGCGAATGGTTCCCACTGACTGACGTCGCCAGTAGATATGCAAACACAGCTGCCTTTTGTGAGGCAATTATTGAACAATATTATTAGGCGTTCGCTCTCAAAATTCCATACCCCTGCCCGTTTCCGATTCCCCAGCTAAAATAATTCCAGTAGCTGCAGCTTGACTTTACGAGAAACGTTTTACATGCatgtaacaaaattaaattagtcCCAGAAGCTCGATAACTTATAGGCAGCTATGTATTAACTTGTGTTTAGgctttaaataagaatatttaataGCCATATTTTCAAACTCAACatatgaaattgattttaaaaaacgattataaaatatctttattGTCGCATTAAAAATGAACTCTTCTGAACGATATAAGAAAACGTTTAAAAATGATAAACGAAAAATCTAGTCAACTATTTGATTGAGGGATTCTTTTCATTTCTTGAAAGCTATATTTGGTTTCAATCTAAGGaatcgttgttttttttttaagccttTAAGGCTTATGAGAAATAGCTACGATTTGTGAATGCACACTTACCATAAATTTCGTTCTCCTTGATCCAAGCACTGCGACCCGAGTGGGAGAGCATTGTTTGGGCCATGTGATGGTATGAGGACATTTCGTCGCCGAAGTTGCCGGCAAAGTTCTTTGGCAGATATTGGCCGGCGGCAACCGCTGCAGCGGCCGCTGCATTGTGACTGGCCAGCAGATGGGCAGCGGCCTGCGCTGAAgcggcatgggcatgggcgcCCATATGGGGCATGGGCGGTTGAGCGCCGCCAGCGCTCTGGTGATGGGGCAAGTGCAGAGGGGCAACGGGCTGATGCGGCTGATGGTGCAGATGgggatgatgatgttgttgctgctggtgctggtgaaGGTGgatgtgttgctgctgctgatgg
This window of the Drosophila virilis strain 15010-1051.87 chromosome X, Dvir_AGI_RSII-ME, whole genome shotgun sequence genome carries:
- the vnd gene encoding homeobox protein vnd isoform X2 → MSNYNPNCGYFEDCSYYTNNVYQQDYFMQPDYEYNKHVYDLFDAKVPSSQRSGFHISDILNLDGSELKSAAAAAAAAAHHTHSHSTELGAESSNGHGHPAPATLSPTPSSALPPPPPPSSGDEHVAPAAHGDHQTTEHSAQTAHHQQQQHIHLHQHQQQQHHHPHLHHQPHQPVAPLHLPHHQSAGGAQPPMPHMGAHAHAASAQAAAHLLASHNAAAAAAVAAGQYLPKNFAGNFGDEMSSYHHMAQTMLSHSGRSAWIKENEIYGTQQPASPDSTSPVTSEVSYTYIGSNCQTSPALSGDYKSYSRSADSDALSVGDALHTLHAGGTAGGSSAAHALHNNNNNNNNNNNTNNNNNSLKHDAGAGSGSAHDDSLNEDGIEEDIDDVDDADGSGGGGVNADGMPNKKRKRRVLFTKAQTYELERRFRQQRYLSAPEREHLASLIRLTPTQVKIWFQNHRYKTKRAQNEKGYEHPGLLHGHATHPHHPSALPSPRRVAVPVLVRNGKPCLGDGSKLTQDCVSTATAMQNAAAHHLVALNGAAAYQHAAAAAAAGLHAHAHAHAHPHAQRAAWWP
- the vnd gene encoding homeobox protein vnd isoform X1, encoding MTTTHSQPALERTPSKHKERERERGRERERERTETTNSSGNSSGLGSAGSLPASPQSAATVSPGTPTTPKRPLRTSTPSVEQRASKIISTASTTVPTTTPTSGANLAAAEQLRIPTGAAAFSGFPGLHSMSSLMVPSSAAVAAAAAAPFLPWSPILLPPWSHALLPAAFYPAALRNALPGLFDAKVPSSQRSGFHISDILNLDGSELKSAAAAAAAAAHHTHSHSTELGAESSNGHGHPAPATLSPTPSSALPPPPPPSSGDEHVAPAAHGDHQTTEHSAQTAHHQQQQHIHLHQHQQQQHHHPHLHHQPHQPVAPLHLPHHQSAGGAQPPMPHMGAHAHAASAQAAAHLLASHNAAAAAAVAAGQYLPKNFAGNFGDEMSSYHHMAQTMLSHSGRSAWIKENEIYGTQQPASPDSTSPVTSEVSYTYIGSNCQTSPALSGDYKSYSRSADSDALSVGDALHTLHAGGTAGGSSAAHALHNNNNNNNNNNNTNNNNNSLKHDAGAGSGSAHDDSLNEDGIEEDIDDVDDADGSGGGGVNADGMPNKKRKRRVLFTKAQTYELERRFRQQRYLSAPEREHLASLIRLTPTQVKIWFQNHRYKTKRAQNEKGYEHPGLLHGHATHPHHPSALPSPRRVAVPVLVRNGKPCLGDGSKLTQDCVSTATAMQNAAAHHLVALNGAAAYQHAAAAAAAGLHAHAHAHAHPHAQRAAWWP